DNA sequence from the [Limnothrix rosea] IAM M-220 genome:
AAAATACAAAGTAAATTATCGACGAGGTGTTCCTTCCGTACAAAACGATTTTCACCTCACCCAAATCCTTGAACGAGCCAGTCGCGAGGCCCTCGGCAATGAACATGTGCAAATTTTGCCTGAACCTTCCCTCGGTGCCGAAGATTTTTCTGTTTACTTAGAAAATATACCCGGCACAATGTTTCGCCTCGGTGTCGGTCACCAAAACCGCCTTAACTATCCCCTACACCATCCATTATTTGATGTGGACGAAAGCGCTATTCGTACTGGTGTTATCACCCTTGCCTACACCGCTTATAAATATTTCCAACAGTCTGAAGCAAATCATGAGGAAATATAGAGAATAGGGGAAATAACTGCCGATCCCTTAGCAAATAAACAAAACCTAATCCCCATGGCTTTTGATAAACGCGCAATTCGTAAACTTCACCGCAGCCTAGTGCCGATTATGGTTGCACCACTCATCATTACAGTGTTGTCGGGCACATTATTCCAAATCGCAGCATTAACGGGTCGAGCTGTTGATTTTATTTGGCTCCTCAAGCTGCATAAGGGCAATTTGGGTTTTATTAATTTAGAAAAAATCTATCCCTTTCTCAATGGTTTTGGGTTGTTGTTATTAATTGTGAGTGGTGTTGTTATGTGGTGGACTACTCGGCCAAGAAAGCGGCAGAGCACTTGAAACTTGATAGGATTGTGACATTCGCAATTGATAGTAGGGTATGACCATTAAAATTGCCCATTTAGGCCCGGCTGGGACAAATGCAGAAGCGGCAGCGTTTACTTATCAGGAGTGGTTACAGTCGCAGCAGCAACAGGATATAGAGCTTATTCCTTGTCAGAGTATTGCCCAGAGTCTATACACTTGGGCACAGGGCGAGGTGGATTTAGCGGTTGTGCCCATCGAAAATTCTATTCAGGGTTCTGTGGCAATTTCTTTAGATCTGGTATGGGAGTTGCATCCTCTATCAATTTGCCATCAAATTATTTTGCCAATTCATCATGCCTTAATTTCCTTTGCCCCTGAAATTTCCCTGATAAAAGAGGTGCATTCCCACCCCCAAGCTTTGGCTCAATGTCAGCGTTGGCTAGAAAAACATATTCACCATGCGCCTCTGATCGAAACGAAATCAACGACGGAAATTTTGCAACATCTTGAGGCTCGACCGGAAATTGCGGCGATCGCCTCCCCTAGAGCAGCCCAACTTTATCAGCTCCCCATCCTCGCAGACACCATTAACGACTTTCAAAAAAACTGCACCCGCTTTTGGGTTCTAAGTAAAACGCCCCAGTCAGAAGGAGAAGTGATTTCCCTTGCCTTTACCCTGCCCGCCAAGATTCCGGGTGTCCTAGTTAATGCCTTGGAAGTTTTTTCTCGACGCAATATCAACCTCAGTCGCATTGAGTCTCGCCCAACCAAACGATCTCTGGGAGAGTATTTATTTTTTGTAGACCTCGACGGTTGTCTCAGTGACGAAGCCGTCAAAAAAGCCCTAGCTGAACTACAGACCCATACAGAAATCCTCAAAATTTTCGGCAATTATCGCACTATTCCCCAAGCGATACTTGCGTGAAGGTTTTGTAAATAAATTCAGGTTTTTCCCCGTCTAAATTCAGAGAGTAAGGTAACAAAGGAAATAATTCTACCTAATGGAAGCTAGGTGATAAGAAATCAGGTAGATGTTAGTTTATCCAAGTCGATATTGAAAACATCCTTGAAAATCAAGGGCTTATATTCTCAAGTCAACGGTTTTCATCGGATCAAGCCATTTTATTAAGTAAAAACGTAAATGACTAAAATCTCCGTATAAATTCTAGATTTAAGATTTTGTAAGGTCTTTGAGCTACTTAAGTTCTGTATAAAAGTCGTAGTACCCCGATTGAAAATCGACTTTTTGCTTTACAGAGACCTCACTGCTTTGTTTTCTGTCAAGCCATAAAATTTAACGTAAGTACCTATGCCATTGAAACTATATTTCAAGTTTCTATTTTGCTTGGCATTATTGGATTTAGTTTGATTTTTTATGACTCTTTCTCACAAAATTATCGCTGTGGCGATCGCCTTTTTTCTACTCATTGGTTGTACACCCCAGCCCCAAGAAAAACAGCCTATTATCACAATCCTGCGATCAGCAGAGTTGACCCTAGAAAAGCCATTACCTATTCCCAAAGAAGAGCCAATATTGACCGTAACTGGCAAGATTCAGGCCGTAAATCAAGGAGATCAGCTACAGTTTGATCGGCCAACGATTGAAAAATTGCAGCTCATTCAATACGAAATTTTTGATTTATTCGAACGAAAGAATGTTACTTTTGAAGGCGTTCTATTAAATGATTTGATGGATCTCTGGCAAATTAAACCAGATGCTACATCTTTAGAAATTACAGCCCTAAACGATTACACTATTACTGTGCCCATTCAAACAACTCGCGAAATTCCGATCTTATTTGCACTAAAGCAAAACGGTGTTTATCTCGAAAGGAACTATCGAGGCCCTGCCATGTTGATTGTGCCGCCCTTCAACGAAAAACCAGAAATAAAAATACCAAGGCAGGATTTTTGGATATGGCAGATCGAGTCAGTTTCGGTCTACTAAGGTAAATTCCTATGCTTTTGTTCTGTCCATGGCTCTCGACACACCTGTGAAAACATGGATTTTTCAAACTAAAAATATCGGCAAGGTGCTCATTGGGATCTTGGGCTTGGCGACTTCTATCTCTGCTCTAGTGCTCACCGTCCTGTTTCGGGAGATAGATAAGAATAACCCCTTTGACGATTTTGTTCTCAGTGAGACCGTGCACTCTATTGGTCAGTTGGGGCGTGAAACCTTACGACTACAAGTTTTACTGGTCTCTCTTTCTGAACAAAGTGAAGTGAGTCTGCTGCAACAACAATTTGATATCCTCGAAAGCCGTGTACGTATTGTCACTATTCAATCTGACTATTATTCCCTCTCGCCATCAGCCCGTTTAGAGCTACAAATCTATATAGACAATTTAGACTTTGTGTTGTCCCACAAACCGGACATCCTTGCTAAATCTATTACTCCCCAAAAATTAGAGTCGATTACAACACTGTTAGCGGAGATGGAAAAAACTGCTCATGGGATCTCAATTGAAAATCAAAGGTATATTCAAAGGCAGCAAAAGTCATCTGCTCTTTTAAAAAAAAGACTATTTGTTTTATTAGTTGTCACCTATTTTTCTTTGCTATTTCTTGTGATCACCTTCTTTGCTTTTATGATCAAATTTGTTAAGGAACGGCAAAAGACTTTG
Encoded proteins:
- the pheA gene encoding prephenate dehydratase translates to MTIKIAHLGPAGTNAEAAAFTYQEWLQSQQQQDIELIPCQSIAQSLYTWAQGEVDLAVVPIENSIQGSVAISLDLVWELHPLSICHQIILPIHHALISFAPEISLIKEVHSHPQALAQCQRWLEKHIHHAPLIETKSTTEILQHLEARPEIAAIASPRAAQLYQLPILADTINDFQKNCTRFWVLSKTPQSEGEVISLAFTLPAKIPGVLVNALEVFSRRNINLSRIESRPTKRSLGEYLFFVDLDGCLSDEAVKKALAELQTHTEILKIFGNYRTIPQAILA
- a CDS encoding molybdopterin-dependent oxidoreductase; the protein is MTLSHKIIAVAIAFFLLIGCTPQPQEKQPIITILRSAELTLEKPLPIPKEEPILTVTGKIQAVNQGDQLQFDRPTIEKLQLIQYEIFDLFERKNVTFEGVLLNDLMDLWQIKPDATSLEITALNDYTITVPIQTTREIPILFALKQNGVYLERNYRGPAMLIVPPFNEKPEIKIPRQDFWIWQIESVSVY